DNA sequence from the Rhodospirillaceae bacterium genome:
TTATTATCATAAGCGCTTCGCACTATTAACACATTGATATGAATCAAATTCCCAGCACAGAGCTCAATTTACCCAAGGTTTCTCGCCGCGTCCCGGAACTATCTATTCGGGACCAGGAGATATCGCCCAGATTGTAGCCGGTTTGAAGTTGGACAATGTCTGCCTTAGCGTCCGAAGCGTTGGCCTTGCGATCAGTCACCCGTTGTACCATGACCTCCAAGGGGGCTTCCAACCAAAGTCCTTGAAAGGGTACGCCTAATTTTTCTGCGACGCGGGCGATGGCGTCCCGCTGTTCTGTATTTGAGAATACCGCGTCCGCGATCACGCTGTGCCCTGTTTTCAAAGCCGTTTCGACCTCCGCATAGAGAGTTTGAAAGGTTTTTGAGGTTACGTCAGGTGTATAACCTTCTGGACCTAGGCGATCCAATGGATGGCATCCCATCAGCCGCTTACGCAAAACATCGCTGCGCAGCACTCGGGCTCCTGGCGCACAACCAATAAGCGATGCAATCTCCCGTGCTGCATGAGATTTTCCGCTGCCAGACAAACCACCGACCGCAATTAACCGAGGCGAATGGGACTCCAGATAGCCAATCGCCATCTCTAAATATTGCGCTGCCTCATTGTGAAGAGCTTGTGCTCCCGAAGGATCGCTTAAGTTCTGAGCTGCTGCGAGAGCCACATGAGATCGGATTGATGCGCGCACAGCCATAAAGATCGGCATACATCCCAGCGCCTCGCCTTCTCCCGTGAGATCCATGTATCGGTTAAAGCAAACGTTGGCGAGACCGCGTAGGTCCCTATGATCCAAATCCATCAACAAAAACGCCAGATCATAAAGAACGTCGATATCAGAAAAATCACGGCTGAATTCGATGGCATCAAACAAGGTTGGCCTGCCGTCTAGAAGACAAATATTGCGAAGATGCAGGTCGCCATGACAGTGGCGAACCTGTCCGTTCTGCTTGCGGGCATCTAAAATCGGGCCCAGTCCATTAATCTGGCGCTTAAGCTCCTGATTTAGGTGCGCTACCTTTTCAGCGTCCAGAATACCTACGCCGAACTGGGCAAAACACGCTGCGTTGTTATCCGCGATCATTGCCAATCCAGCCAAGCCTCCTGCCTTCGATACAGGCTCCGCCAAGCCATGAAACGTAGCGATGACGTCTCCTAACTCCTCCATGATCCGGCGATCCAAAGAACCCTTAAGCGCCAATCGATCAAACAAATAGTTCTGATCAAAGCGCACCATTTCCACCAGCCAATCGAGAACCTCCCCCTCTCCATCAAGCGCGAGCTTGCCATCCTCTCGGCGGACAACAGCCTTAACACCCAAATACAATTGCGGTGCCGTCCGGCGGTTGATTGTGACTTCCGCTTCGCACGCGATGCGTCGTTTTTCCCGCGTATCAAAATCCAAATACGGAAACCGCACGGCCCGCTTCAGCTTATAGGCGCGATCTTTGATAAGGAAAATTTCGGATATATGGGTTTCTACGCGCTCGACCGTAAGGCCGTGCTCACCATACGCTTCTGGCTTTGAGAGGAATTCGACAACAGGGAGTTGATCGTTTTCCATGGACGCGCCCACTATTGAAATTCAGCCCTGTGTTCTTCGATGCCTTCTGGATCTTCGTGGATGAGAACTTCGGCCGTTGGAAATGCCTCTTGAAGAGAAAGCTCTACCGCATCTGATATTTCATGGGCATCAAACAACGTCATATTTCCGTCCATTTCTAGATGTAGTTGGATAAATGTCTGCTGGCCCGATGAGCGCGTCCGTAAATCGTGGATATCAATGACACCCGTATGGGACAGGGAAATATCACGAATACGGGTGCGATCTATGTCCGGCAGTTCATGATCCATGAGAAGATCAAGCGAACTTCGACCAATTTTTAAAGCGCCCCAAACAATATAGGCTACGATCCCAATGGCGAAGATAGGGTCAGCAAGCGTCCACCCCAGTTTTGAGGCGAGCAGCAACGAGACAATCACGCTCAGGTTGACCAAAACATCGGTCTGGTAATGAAGCGAATCTGCCTTGATCGCGACAGATCCAGTCTTTGCCACCACATAGCGCTGAAACCCAACCAGCACCAAGGTCAAGACGATGGAAAAGACCATCACGATCAGACCGACATCGGTACTGGTAATGTCCCTTGGGTGGATCAAACGTTCCGCCGACTCCAAGACCAAAAACACTGCAGAACCAGAAATAAACGCTGCTTGTGCCAAACCCGCCAAGGGTTCCGCCTTTCCATGGCCAAACCGGTGTTCACGGTCGGCCGGTTGCAACGCATGCCGAACGGCAATCAAATTAACCAGCGACGCCAACACATCGAGCATGGAATCGATCATCGTCGACAACAAACTTACCGAATCGGTAACCAACCAAGCGCCGAATTTGCAAACGATCAAAACTGCCGCGACACTGACAGACGCATAGGTCGCCAGCCGCAAAAGACGTTGAGATTCAACGGGAATCATTGCTGAGACGCCGCCATTCGCATCACGACTGGCCGCATCACTAATCGTCGAAGTATCGGTCACGGGAATAACCGCTCCGTTGTCCATCCAGTTTCGGTGCGTGTGTATACTAACCTATCATGCAGTCGGAACAATTGTTCTTCCCAAAATTCGATTGCCGTCGGTCTAATCCGAAATCCGCACCAGAATTCCGGCCGCGGTATCGTGCCGATGTGAAATTTCGCAGTATATTCGGCAATCCGCTTTTCCAACTCAAACCCCCCTGCCAGTGCGCGTGACTGTTTTGACGCCCAAGCACCGATTTGCGCGCCACGGGGTCGGGTGGCGAAATAAGCGTCGGCTTCTTCATCAGTTACCTGCTCAACCGTACCTTCGACACGCACTTGGCGCTGCAACGACTTCCAGTGAAAACAAAGCGCTGCATGGGGGTTACTGAGAAGTTCGTCGCCCTTTCGGCTTTCCTGATTGGTATAGAATACAAATCCTTCGGCGTCCGCGTCCTTTAATAGAACCATACGGGCCGACGGTATACCTTTGGAATCAGCGGTCGCCAGACAACAAGCGGTCGCAAGGCTGGGCTCGGCAGCCTCAGCCTCGGCAAACCACGTATCAAATAGGCTGATTGGGTCCTCGGAATCTGGTATGCTCATGGTATTAAAAAGGCCGAACAAAAATTTAACACATTCCTCCCTAATATAGCTTGGCTAAAGCATTGTAAAAGCGCTATCGGTAAGAATAATTAAAACTTCAGTTTCTTAATCCATTTTGGCTAAAAACGTGTAAAATCCTTCCATAAGTGGGGACAAGAGGGCTCTCGTTCAGGAGCCGACATTATAAATTGTATGGAGTAACCTATCATGAAGTTTAAAAACCTCACCGTCGTCCTGCTCAGCGCCAGCCTTTTGGGAGCCTGTGCCCAGGACGGAACCGTCAATAAAGAAGGGATCGGCACTTTGGTCGGTGCCGGTCTTGGCGCCCTGGTCGGCTCTCGCGTTGGTGGCGGCAAAGGACGGCTCGCCGCTGTTGCACTTGGTGCCCTCGGCGGTGCCTACTTAGGCAGTAAACTTGGACAGCAGTTGGACGCTGCCGATAGAGCACGGGCGGAACGCGCTCAAGAAGAAGCCCACACAACCCCCGTTGGAAAAACCATCGCTTGGAACAATCCTGACAGCGGCAACTCCGGCACCTTCACACCAACCCGCGATGGCACGGATCGGCAGACCGGCAATTATTGCCGCGAATATAAGACGACAATTAACGTGGGTGGAAAATACGAGGAAGCCTATGGCACCGCATGCCGCCAAGCAGACGGCACCTGGAGGATTCAAAAATAGGCTCCTTTCGGAGAATTCCGGAACAATTCTTGCATGCATAAAATGCCAGTTAGGGTGTTTTATGCTTTGAGGCGTTTTATGCTGGCGCTCGGAACGACTTCTTTTTAACTCATGTGCAGGCCGTAGCCATTCTATGAAAAACCCGTATCAAATCCTTGGCGTCTCGACAAATGCCAGTCAGACACAAATAAAGAAAGCCTATCGGGAAAAAGCGCAGGAACTTCATCCAGACAAACGGCCTGACGATCCTAAGGCCGAGGATGTCTTCAAGGACATCTCCGCAGCCTATAATTTACTGTCTAATCAAGACACGCGGAATCAATTCGACCGGGATGAAATCACCATGACCGGGTCGCGTCGCAAGCCCCAGTCCAAACCCCGGCAACGCCAAGGACCAAAATCATCGGCGAAGCGTCCGTTCGATCGTTTCTTCCGGCAACGAGCGACCAAATCAGAAAATCCCCTGAAGATTAAAGGAACCAATGTCACTTATACCCTGACGGTAGATTTTGCGACTGCCGCCAAGGGGGCCAAAAAACGAGTCAGCATGACAACCGGCAAGCGTCTGGAGGTCAACGTTCCCCCAGGCACCGAAGATGGCCAAATTTTACGATTAAAAGGTCAAGGTATGGAGGGTATTGGTGGCGGTGCAAACGGCGATGCCCACGTCGAAATTCGGGTCAAACCGGACTCTCTATTCAGCCGTGACGGTCACAATCTAAAGGTAAGCATTCCAGTTACGCTGCAAGAGGCCGTTATGGGGGCTAAGATTGAGGTTCCCACGATTGATGGCCCTGTAACGGTGACGATTCCGGAAGGCTCCAATACCGGCACAGTTCTACGTCTGAAAGGCAAGGGCCTGCAAAAGCCAACAGGAAAAACCCGGGGCGACCAATACATCGAACTCAAAGTCGTCCTCCCCAAAAAGACCGATGGCGAATTTACCGATTTCGTAAAACGCTGGGGGCCGGATCATACATACGACGTGGGCCGGCCAAAATCACCTGCCAAGCAAGAGACTTGATTCTACCAACTCACGTAGAATTCACAAATTGAAACAAAAGTTTAGCCGCCTCGACATTGACCATCTTGGTCCCATCGTTTAAGGCCTACGTACCGGGTGCTTTTGACTGAGAGATAAACCTACGCTGGTTTTTCACCGCTTCAGAGGCAAACCCAAACGACGAATTGGGCATGTGAGGTTTCGATGACGGGTACGCAGCCATTAATGGCCGGAAAAAAAGGTCTGATCATGGGCGTGGCGAATGATCGCTCCATTGCGTGGGGCATTGCCAAGGCGGCCCATGCGCAGGGTGCTGAACTCGCCTTTACCTATCAAGGGGAAGCCCTGAAAAAACGCGTCGAGCCGCTCGCCGAATCGCTTGGTTCGGATACGGTCTTCCCGTGTGACGTCACCAATTTGAACAGCGTAGATGCGCTCTTCGACAATCTTCGTGAGAAATGGGGCAAGCTAGACTTTGTTCTTCATGCCATCGCCTATTCCGATAAGGACGAGCTTAAGGGTCGTTATGTCGATACCAGCCTGGAAAACTTTTCCCAGAGCATGATGATTTCGTGCTATTCGTTCACCGCCATTTGCCAGCGCGCGGCACCGATCATGACCGAAGGCGGCAGCCTTTTGACCCTGACTTATTTGGGCGGCGAACGGGTCGTGCCGCATTACAACGTCATGGGCGTCGCCAAAGCAGCGCTAGAGGCCAGCGTGCGTTATTTAGCTGAAGATCTGGGCAGTGACGGCATTCGCGTTAACGCACTTTCCGCTGGACCAATGAAAACCCTGGCATCCAGTGGCATCGGGGATTTCCGCTACATTCTCAAGTGGAACGAATTCAATTCACCGCTCCGGCGCAATGTAACGTTGGATGATGTCGGGGGTGCGGGGCTGTACCTGCTAAGCGATCTTTCTGGCGGCGTGACCGGCGAAACCCATCATGTCGATTGTGGCTACCACATTGTTGGGATGAAGGCCGTCGACGCGCCTGATATTTCGACTGTCTGATGCCCGGCAACTCATACGGTACACTCTTTAGCGTTCAGACCTTCGGCGAAAGCCATGGCCCGGCCATCGGCTGCATTGTTGATGGCGTGCCGTCGGGCATTGAGTTATCCGAGCCTGATATTCAAATTTATTTGGATAAACGCAAGCCCGGTCAATCCAAGTACACCACCCAGCGTAAAGAACCCGATCAGGTGAAGATTCTTTCTGGTGTGTTTGAAGGCCAAACAACAGGCACGCCAATTGGCCTTTTGATTGAGAACCAGGACACCCGGTCCAAGGATTACGGTGATATTAAAGACAAGTTCAGACCTGGACACGCGGACTATACCTATTTCAAGAAATACGGTTTTCGAGACTATCGCGGTGGTGGTCGTTCCAGCGCACGCGAGACGGCAATGCGGGTTGCCGCCGGTGCCATTGCGCGGAAAATCTTAGGCGACGGCGTTTCCATCCGCGCAGCCCTGATCCAAATCGGTCCCCACGAAATCGACCGAAATAACTGGGATTGGGATCAGTGCGCACAAAATCCGTTTTGGAGCCCTGATGCTGCGGCTGCAGAAACCTGGGCGACGTACTTAGACGGCATCCGCAAGGCGGGGTCCAGTACCGGGGCAGTAATTGAAGTGGTTTGCTCCGGCGTTCCTGTTGGGTTGGGCTCGCCATTATTTGATAAACTCGATGGTGTGATTGCGCATGCCCTGATGAATATTCCCGCCGCCAAGGGCGTGGAAATCGGCGCAGGTTTTGGAGCGGCTGCCCTGACCGGTGAAGAAAATGCTGATGAGATGCGGATGAAGGACGGCGCTGTTGAGTTTCTGTCGAATAATGCCGGTGGCATGCTGGGCGGTATTTCGACAGGTCAAGATATCGTCGCGCGTGTTGCTATCAAACCAACCAGTTCTATCCTGATCCCTCGGAAGACAGTGACTGTTCAAGGTGAAAACACCGACATCGTCACCAAAGGCCGCCACGACCCCTGCGTTGGCATTCGCGGTGTGCCTGTCGTCGAGGCCATGATGGCCTGTGTGTTAGCTGATCAGATGCTGTTACAGCGCGCTCAGTTCGGAGAGTGAGCCTCAGCTTTTTTCCGCGCCGCGACCAAAAACTCTTTATTGCCTTCAGGCCCTAACACTGGACTTTCGGACACGCCCATCACCTGCCAATCCGGTAATTGATCAAGCCACCCGCTGATCTCGTCGCAAACTTCTTGGTGAAGATTGGGATCGCGAACGACTCCGCCTTTCTCAACCAACTCCTTAGCAACCTCAAACTGCGGCTTGATGAGAGCCACGAGCCAGGCCCCCGATGCTGCCAGCGCCATTGCGGCAGGCAGGACTGTGCGCAAGCCAATAAAACTCGCATCACAAACGACGATATCTGGCGGGTTCGGGACTTGATCAGTGGTCAAATGTCGGGCGTTGGTCCGTTCTAGCAACGTGACCTTGGGATCGTTTCGAAGTTTCCAATCGAATTGACCGTGGCCGACATCAACAGCAACAACATGTGCGGCCCCCCCTGCTAGTAAGACATCGGTAAATCCGCCAGTGGACGCGCCTATATCCAAGCCTCGCATTCCCTGAACATCAATCTCAAAATGTTCAAGACCGTGCGCCAGCTTCATCCCTCCCCTGGAAACCCAAGGGTGCTCGCGGCTTTTCACTGTCAGCTGAATGTCCGGCGCGACCTGTTGGCCAGGCTTGTCCAATCGCTTGGTTTCTGAGAGAACGTTCCCAGCCATGATCACGGCTTGTGCCTGCGTCTGGCTCTCAGCCAACCCGCGCTCCACCAACAGAAGATCGAGACGGGTTTTCTTCGCCCGACCTTTTGTCGCCATGAGGTTAGGCGCTTGCGCCCTGTGGAATTTCGTCAGCCCGTCCCAACGCCGTCAGCGCCGTTGCCACAATATGATGGGCGTTCAAGCCAGCGCTTTCGTACTGATTATAAGGGCTGTCATGCCAAATAAAGCGATCCGGCAAGGTCATCGGCCGAACTTTAAGGCCTGCGTCCAGCAACCCATCTAACGCCAGGAAGTTCAGGACGTAGCTGCCAAATCCACCGATTGATCCTTCTTCAATTGTGATCAGGACTTCGTGGTCTTTCGCCAAACGGCGCACTAAGTCTTCATCCAACGGTTTGGCAAAGCGTGCATCGGCAACTGTGGTCGATAATCCCATCGCAGCCAAATCATCCGCAGCCTTCAGGCTTTCCTGCAAGCGGCCACCAAAACTTAAGATCGCGACGCTGGTGCCCTCGCGGATAATGCGGCCCTTGCCCAATTCCAGGGGCGTTCCCTTTTCAGGCAGATCAATGCCGACGCCTTCGCCGCGCGGATAGCGGAACGCCAGGGGTCCGTCTTCATGGGCAACAGCAGTTGCTACCATGTCCATCAATTCGGCTTCGTCGCCCGCCGCCATCACCACGAAGTTCGGCAGACAGCCCAAGTAAGCTACATCAAACGAACCCGCATGGGTTTGACCATCAGCACCCACCATGCCCGCCCGATCAATAGCGAAGCGAACGGGTAAATTCTGGATCGCAACGTCATGCACGATTTGATCATAGGCACGCTGCAAGAACGTCGAATATATTGTCACGAACGGCTTGAAACCTTCCGTTGCCATGCCTGCACAGAACGTCACCGCGTGTTGTTCGGCAATGCCGACATCGAAAGTCCGTTCGGGAAACACGTCGCCAAATTTATCAAGCCCCGTGCCACTCGGCATTGCGCCTGTCACTGCGACGATCTTTTCGTCTTCTTCGGCTTCCTTGATCAAGGCTTTTGCATAAACGTTGGTGTAGCTCGGTGCATTGGCCGGGGCCTTGTGCAACTCACCCGTCACAACATTAAATTTGCCGACGCCATGATACTTATCATAGGCCTGCTCTGCAGGCTCATAGCCGGCACCCTTCTTGGTCACCACATGCAGCAACAGGGGGCCAGATTCTTTGTCGTCACGCAGGTTCTTTAGGACCGGCAGCAAGTGATCTAGATTATGGCCATCAACAGGACCCACATAATAAAGTCCCAGCTCTTCAAACAATGTACCGCCAGTGACCATGCCACGGGTGTATTCATCAACTTTCCCGGCCGCTTCTTCAATTGTGCGGGGGAATTTTTTCGACATTTCCTTGGCCACATGGCGCACCGAGCGGAAGGATTTGGACGAGATCAACTTCGACAAATACGCGCTCAACGCGCCAACCGGTGGTGCGATCGACATATCGTTATCATTCAGGATAACGATCAAGCGTGCGTCCATGGAACCCGCGTTATTCATAGCTTCATAAGCCATGCCGCCGGTCATGGCACCATCGCCGATTACCGAGATAACGTTATTATCTTTACCGAGGAAATCCCGCGCCACAGCCATGCCGAGACCTGCAGAAATAGAGGTCGAACTGTGCGCCGTGCCGAAGGGGTCGTATTCACTTTCAGAACGCTTGGTGAAACCGTAAAGGCCACCGCCCTGACGTAATGTATGAATACGGTCACGACGACCGGTTAGAATCTTGTGGGGATAGGACTGGTGCCCCACATCCCAAATCAGTCGGTCGTCTGGCGTATTGAAAACATTATGGATTGCCACAGTCAGTTCAACGACACCCAGGCTGGCTCCCAGATGTCCGCCGATGCGTGACACAGTACGAACAGTTTCATCGCGCAATTCTTGCGCGAGTTGCTTGAGTTCCTCCACAGAGAAATCTCTCATATCCGCTGGGATTTTCACCTTATCCAGCAGCGGCGTTTGGCCTTCTTCCGTCAACTCCCAACTCCCGCAAATTCTTATTTTTTATTAAGCGCTTAGCCTTATGTACGTCGTTTTACCACAAATTGCGCCAATTGTTTTAAACAATCTGCCTTTTCTCCGAAGATATCAAGGTGTTGTGACGCTTGGTCCGCTAGCATATTGGCCTGGTCTCGCGCCCTTTCAACCCCTAATAGCGACACAAATGTCGCCTTACCAGCGGCTTCATCCTTGCCAGTGGCCTTTCCGACTTCCTCCGCCGTGCCCTCAACATCAAGCAAATCATCGGCGATTTGAAAGGCCAGCCCAAGATCGTGGGCGTAGGCTTTTAGCGCATGACGTTGCGGCTCAGGGGCCTTACCCAAGATGCCTCCTGCCTCACATGAGAAACTAATAAGAGCGCCCGTTTTTAATCTTTGCAGGCGCGTAATCTCTGGTATATCCAACTCGCGTTCTTCCGCCATCAAATCCAGCATCTGCCCACCAACCATGCCTGCATCGCCAGAAGCACGTGCCAAGCTGACAACCAGTTCAGCTCGTACGGCAGGGTCAGCATGGGTTTCCGGTTCTCCCAAAATTTCGAACGCCTTGGTCAGCAACGCATCGCCTGCCAAGATCGCCGTCGCTTCGTCGAACTTTTTGTGACACGTCGGCTGACCTCGGCGGAGATCATCATCGTCCATCGCCGGCAAATCGTCGTGGATCAGTGAATAGCAGTGGATCATCTCTATCGCCGCCCCGGCGCGAAGCGCACAACGTTCGTCGACAGAAAACAACGCAGCACCAGAGACCACTAGAAATGGCCTGATCCGCTTGCCACCGCCAAGCGTCGAATATCGAACGGCGTCCATAAGGCGGGATTCTGGGTCTTGGGCAGAAGGCAGCAACCTGTCCAAGACGTCCTCAATGGCGTCCGCCTTCTCCTTTAATAAATTTACAATATCGGTCAAAAGTAAGTCCTTAATCCAAATCAGCGTCTTCGGTTTCCGGATTTCCATCAGCGTTAAGGACGATTTTTTCGACTCTCATTTGAGCGTCGGCCAATTTCGCTTCGCAGTGGCGCTTTAACATCGCGCCGCGCTCGTACGCTTTAATACCATCATCCAGCCCGCCAGAACCATCTTCCAATTGGCGCACAATATCTTCGAGTTCTTCCAAGGCTTCCTCGTAAGACATCTTCTTGATATCGGAAGGAATTTTATTCTCAGCCATGTCCTAACTCTCCAAAAGAACCCTGACGTGGGCGGCAGTGCTCAGCGCCAAGGCATCGAGGTTGTAACCGCCTTCAAGCGAAGAAACAAGCCGACCATCGCAGCAATCTTCAGCGATCGCGCGGAGTTCACGGGTGACCCAAGTGTAGTCGTCTTCCGTTAGGCCGATCTGCGCGAGTGGATCGCGCTCATGGGCATCAAACCCAGCCGAAATGATCAGCAAATCCGGATCGAATTCGCGCAGTGCCGGTAATAGCTGACGCGTGTATCCCTTTCTAAACGCATCAGAGCCCTCCCCTGCAGCCATCGGCAGATTGGCAATATTGCCGACACCCGTTTCGCTTTCAGCTCCTGTCCCCGGGTAATAGGGATACTGGTGGCTGGAGGCATAGAATAAATCCTGATCCTTCTCGAAAGAATGCTGAGTGCCATTCCCGTGATGAACATC
Encoded proteins:
- a CDS encoding glycine zipper 2TM domain-containing protein; translated protein: MKFKNLTVVLLSASLLGACAQDGTVNKEGIGTLVGAGLGALVGSRVGGGKGRLAAVALGALGGAYLGSKLGQQLDAADRARAERAQEEAHTTPVGKTIAWNNPDSGNSGTFTPTRDGTDRQTGNYCREYKTTINVGGKYEEAYGTACRQADGTWRIQK
- the aroC gene encoding chorismate synthase yields the protein MPGNSYGTLFSVQTFGESHGPAIGCIVDGVPSGIELSEPDIQIYLDKRKPGQSKYTTQRKEPDQVKILSGVFEGQTTGTPIGLLIENQDTRSKDYGDIKDKFRPGHADYTYFKKYGFRDYRGGGRSSARETAMRVAAGAIARKILGDGVSIRAALIQIGPHEIDRNNWDWDQCAQNPFWSPDAAAAETWATYLDGIRKAGSSTGAVIEVVCSGVPVGLGSPLFDKLDGVIAHALMNIPAAKGVEIGAGFGAAALTGEENADEMRMKDGAVEFLSNNAGGMLGGISTGQDIVARVAIKPTSSILIPRKTVTVQGENTDIVTKGRHDPCVGIRGVPVVEAMMACVLADQMLLQRAQFGE
- a CDS encoding TlyA family RNA methyltransferase; the protein is MATKGRAKKTRLDLLLVERGLAESQTQAQAVIMAGNVLSETKRLDKPGQQVAPDIQLTVKSREHPWVSRGGMKLAHGLEHFEIDVQGMRGLDIGASTGGFTDVLLAGGAAHVVAVDVGHGQFDWKLRNDPKVTLLERTNARHLTTDQVPNPPDIVVCDASFIGLRTVLPAAMALAASGAWLVALIKPQFEVAKELVEKGGVVRDPNLHQEVCDEISGWLDQLPDWQVMGVSESPVLGPEGNKEFLVAARKKAEAHSPN
- a CDS encoding 1-deoxy-D-xylulose-5-phosphate synthase is translated as MTEEGQTPLLDKVKIPADMRDFSVEELKQLAQELRDETVRTVSRIGGHLGASLGVVELTVAIHNVFNTPDDRLIWDVGHQSYPHKILTGRRDRIHTLRQGGGLYGFTKRSESEYDPFGTAHSSTSISAGLGMAVARDFLGKDNNVISVIGDGAMTGGMAYEAMNNAGSMDARLIVILNDNDMSIAPPVGALSAYLSKLISSKSFRSVRHVAKEMSKKFPRTIEEAAGKVDEYTRGMVTGGTLFEELGLYYVGPVDGHNLDHLLPVLKNLRDDKESGPLLLHVVTKKGAGYEPAEQAYDKYHGVGKFNVVTGELHKAPANAPSYTNVYAKALIKEAEEDEKIVAVTGAMPSGTGLDKFGDVFPERTFDVGIAEQHAVTFCAGMATEGFKPFVTIYSTFLQRAYDQIVHDVAIQNLPVRFAIDRAGMVGADGQTHAGSFDVAYLGCLPNFVVMAAGDEAELMDMVATAVAHEDGPLAFRYPRGEGVGIDLPEKGTPLELGKGRIIREGTSVAILSFGGRLQESLKAADDLAAMGLSTTVADARFAKPLDEDLVRRLAKDHEVLITIEEGSIGGFGSYVLNFLALDGLLDAGLKVRPMTLPDRFIWHDSPYNQYESAGLNAHHIVATALTALGRADEIPQGASA
- a CDS encoding polyprenyl synthetase family protein gives rise to the protein MEIRKPKTLIWIKDLLLTDIVNLLKEKADAIEDVLDRLLPSAQDPESRLMDAVRYSTLGGGKRIRPFLVVSGAALFSVDERCALRAGAAIEMIHCYSLIHDDLPAMDDDDLRRGQPTCHKKFDEATAILAGDALLTKAFEILGEPETHADPAVRAELVVSLARASGDAGMVGGQMLDLMAEERELDIPEITRLQRLKTGALISFSCEAGGILGKAPEPQRHALKAYAHDLGLAFQIADDLLDVEGTAEEVGKATGKDEAAGKATFVSLLGVERARDQANMLADQASQHLDIFGEKADCLKQLAQFVVKRRT
- a CDS encoding cation diffusion facilitator family transporter; this encodes MIPVESQRLLRLATYASVSVAAVLIVCKFGAWLVTDSVSLLSTMIDSMLDVLASLVNLIAVRHALQPADREHRFGHGKAEPLAGLAQAAFISGSAVFLVLESAERLIHPRDITSTDVGLIVMVFSIVLTLVLVGFQRYVVAKTGSVAIKADSLHYQTDVLVNLSVIVSLLLASKLGWTLADPIFAIGIVAYIVWGALKIGRSSLDLLMDHELPDIDRTRIRDISLSHTGVIDIHDLRTRSSGQQTFIQLHLEMDGNMTLFDAHEISDAVELSLQEAFPTAEVLIHEDPEGIEEHRAEFQ
- a CDS encoding DnaJ domain-containing protein; translated protein: MKNPYQILGVSTNASQTQIKKAYREKAQELHPDKRPDDPKAEDVFKDISAAYNLLSNQDTRNQFDRDEITMTGSRRKPQSKPRQRQGPKSSAKRPFDRFFRQRATKSENPLKIKGTNVTYTLTVDFATAAKGAKKRVSMTTGKRLEVNVPPGTEDGQILRLKGQGMEGIGGGANGDAHVEIRVKPDSLFSRDGHNLKVSIPVTLQEAVMGAKIEVPTIDGPVTVTIPEGSNTGTVLRLKGKGLQKPTGKTRGDQYIELKVVLPKKTDGEFTDFVKRWGPDHTYDVGRPKSPAKQET
- a CDS encoding AAA family ATPase, whose translation is MENDQLPVVEFLSKPEAYGEHGLTVERVETHISEIFLIKDRAYKLKRAVRFPYLDFDTREKRRIACEAEVTINRRTAPQLYLGVKAVVRREDGKLALDGEGEVLDWLVEMVRFDQNYLFDRLALKGSLDRRIMEELGDVIATFHGLAEPVSKAGGLAGLAMIADNNAACFAQFGVGILDAEKVAHLNQELKRQINGLGPILDARKQNGQVRHCHGDLHLRNICLLDGRPTLFDAIEFSRDFSDIDVLYDLAFLLMDLDHRDLRGLANVCFNRYMDLTGEGEALGCMPIFMAVRASIRSHVALAAAQNLSDPSGAQALHNEAAQYLEMAIGYLESHSPRLIAVGGLSGSGKSHAAREIASLIGCAPGARVLRSDVLRKRLMGCHPLDRLGPEGYTPDVTSKTFQTLYAEVETALKTGHSVIADAVFSNTEQRDAIARVAEKLGVPFQGLWLEAPLEVMVQRVTDRKANASDAKADIVQLQTGYNLGDISWSRIDSSGTRRETLGKLSSVLGI
- a CDS encoding exodeoxyribonuclease VII small subunit → MAENKIPSDIKKMSYEEALEELEDIVRQLEDGSGGLDDGIKAYERGAMLKRHCEAKLADAQMRVEKIVLNADGNPETEDADLD
- the pdxH gene encoding pyridoxamine 5'-phosphate oxidase; protein product: MSIPDSEDPISLFDTWFAEAEAAEPSLATACCLATADSKGIPSARMVLLKDADAEGFVFYTNQESRKGDELLSNPHAALCFHWKSLQRQVRVEGTVEQVTDEEADAYFATRPRGAQIGAWASKQSRALAGGFELEKRIAEYTAKFHIGTIPRPEFWCGFRIRPTAIEFWEEQLFRLHDRLVYTRTETGWTTERLFP
- the fabI gene encoding enoyl-ACP reductase FabI, yielding MTGTQPLMAGKKGLIMGVANDRSIAWGIAKAAHAQGAELAFTYQGEALKKRVEPLAESLGSDTVFPCDVTNLNSVDALFDNLREKWGKLDFVLHAIAYSDKDELKGRYVDTSLENFSQSMMISCYSFTAICQRAAPIMTEGGSLLTLTYLGGERVVPHYNVMGVAKAALEASVRYLAEDLGSDGIRVNALSAGPMKTLASSGIGDFRYILKWNEFNSPLRRNVTLDDVGGAGLYLLSDLSGGVTGETHHVDCGYHIVGMKAVDAPDISTV